A stretch of Henckelia pumila isolate YLH828 chromosome 4, ASM3356847v2, whole genome shotgun sequence DNA encodes these proteins:
- the LOC140863082 gene encoding NF-X1-type zinc finger protein NFXL2 gives MPPPSATPPPGSPPLLSDSDSDPDSSSPTNSSAHHRHTDLSSSIFQSYISHSNSVNHGQLDQDLVKIQSFLTSSRSGALSCLICLERIKPTDPTWSCSSRCFAIFHLLCIQSWAHQSTTLAASRAALRAAVIPDENSFVWPCPKCRIEYPKSQTPKNYYCFCGKVQDPEPDPWILPHSCGEICRRALKYNCGHYCLLLCHPGPCATCPKLVRNKCFCGKVEDVRRCGFKNFSCDGVCGKLLECGVHRCVDVCHDGSCHPCREKGAYRCQCGKMEMERACCERKFRCENPCNKMLSCGRHVCERGCHGGDCKDCPLQGKRTCPCGKRVYEGTPCDVVVPLCGATCDKLLSCGFHRCPERCHRGPCIETCRTVVTKSCRCRSLKKQVPCFQELTCERKCLNVRDCERHACKRRCCDGDCPPCSEVCDKRLRCRNHKCPAPCHRGSCAPCPLMVRISCSCGETYFEVPCGTEAAQKPPKCPKRCRIATLCGHGPKCKPHRCHYGPCPTCRLICDEEYLCGHKCKLRCHGPKLPPLPEFTLKPKKKKFNHQGEVIPGSPCPPCPELVLRQCVGLHIGAERMMVCSNSAEFSCGNLCGNPLSCGNHYCTYECHSLKSSSSKSDAVRTGNSCEECCLPCHKERDPPCPHPCPQPCHPGECPPCKTLIKRSCHCGSMVHVFECINFNRMSGREQMDVRSCKGPCHRKLPNCYHLCPETCHHGPCPSPDTCSKKVTARCGCQTIKKEWLCQNVQEAYHKAGCDPKDVSKNQYGLSLLPCGEDCKSKLKVTDTELHFRNAKPREVKELDTTNNVAKRRKRKQRVTEDEKISRFQKIVAEFERFLLYLMVALVIVALAYFCYRGLMQLSDWMNEIETQQRRRYSRI, from the exons ATGCCTCCGCCCTCCGCCACCCCGCCACCCGGTTCTCCGCCGCTCCTTTCCGACTCCGATTCCGACCCCGACTCTTCCTCCCCTACGAACTCTTCCGCTCACCACCGCCACACGGATCTCTCCTCGTCAATTTTTCAATCCTACATTTCTCATTCCAATTCGGTCAATCACGGCCAGCTTGATCAAGACCTCGTAAAAATCCAATCTTTTCTTACCTCCTCGCGATCAGGAGCCCTCTCCTGCCTCATTTGTCTTGAACGTATCAAACCCACCGATCCCACTTGGTCCTGCTCCTCACGCTGCTTCGCCATTTTCCACCTTCTGTGCATCCAGTCTTGGGCCCACCAGTCCACCACCCTTGCTGCCTCACGTGCCGCCTTACGGGCTGCAGTGATCCCAGATGAAAACTCATTCGTTTGGCCATGTCCCAAGTGTCGTATCGAGTACCCGAAATCTCAAACGCCAAAGAACTACTACTGCTTCTGTGGGAAAGTTCAGGATCCAGAACCTGATCCATGGATTTTGCCTCATTCTTGCGGGGAAATCTGCCGCCGGGCATTGAAGTACAACTGTGGGCATTACTGTCTGCTGTTATGTCACCCAGGTCCTTGCGCAACTTGCCCGAAGTTAGTCAGGAATAAATGCTTTTGTGGGAAGGTGGAGGATGTGAGGCGATGTGGGTTCAAGAATTTCTCCTGCGACGGTGTTTGTGGGAAGTTGTTGGAGTGCGGAGTTCATAGGTGTGTCGACGTTTGCCACGATGGGTCGTGCCATCCATGTAGAGAGAAGGGGGCTTATAGGTGTCAATGCGGGAAGATGGAGATGGAGAGAGCGTGTTGTGAGCGGAAATTCAGGTGTGAGAATCCTTGCAATAAGATGTTGAGCTGCGGGAGGCACGTATGCGAAAGGGGGTGTCACGGAGGTGATTGCAAGGATTGCCCACTCCAAGGTAAGAGAACTTGTCCTTGTGGCAAGAGAGTATACGAAGGGACACCATGTGACGTGGTCGTGCCATTGTGTGGAGCAACCTGTGATAAGCTTTTGAGTTGCGGCTTCCATAGGTGTCCAGAGAGGTGCCATCGAGGACCCTGCATTGAGACGTGTAGGACAGTGGTAACAAAATCGTGTAGGTGTAGAAGCTTGAAGAAACAG GTTCCGTGCTTTCAAGAGTTGACATGTGAGAGGAAGTGCCTGAATGTGAGGGACTGTGAGCGGCATGCTTGTAAGCGCCGTTGCTGTGATGGAGATTGCCCGCCTTGCTCTGAG GTTTGTGACAAGAGGCTCAGATGTAGGAACCACAAGTGCCCAGCTCCATGTCATAG AGGTTCTTGTGCTCCTTGCCCGCTGATGGTGAGAATTTCTTGTTCATGTGGGGAAACATACTTCGAG GTACCTTGTGGTACAGAGGCAGCGCAAAAGCCTCCCAAATGTCCAAAACGATGCCGTATAGCTACTCTATGTGGGCATGGGCCAAAATGCAAG CCACACCGGTGCCATTATGGACCTTGCCCCACTTGTCGGCTAATTTGTGATGAGGAATACCTATGTGGCCACAAATGCAAACTAAG GTGCCATGGACCTAAACTCCCTCCTCTTCCTGAATTCACtttaaaacccaaaaaaaagaAGTTTAACCATCAGGGTGAAGTGATTCCTGGCTCTCCTTGTCCTCCTTGTCCAGAACTTGTGCTAAGGCAATGTGTTGGACTTCACATAGGAGCTGAGAGGATG ATGGTGTGCTCAAACTCAGCAGAGTTTTCTTGTGGCAACTTGTGTGGAAATCCTCTTTCCTGTGGAAACCATTATTGCACTTATGAATGTCATTCCTTGAAAAGTAGTTCTTCAAAATCAGATGCAGTAAGAACTGGCAATTCTTGTGAAGAGTGCTGCCTTCCCTGTCATAAG GAAAGAGATCCCCCATGCCCTCATCCTTGCCCTCAGCCATGTCATCCGGGAGAATGTCCCCCTTGCAAGACACTCATTAAACGGTCTTGCCATTGTGGGTCTATGGTACATGtttttgaatgcataaattttAATCGAATGTCTGGGAGAGAGCAAATGGATGTCCGTTCATGCAAAGGGCCTTGCCACAG AAAATTGCCGAATTGTTACCATTTATGTCCGGAGACGTGTCATCATGGGCCCTGTCCATCACCAGACACATGTTCTAAGAAG GTAACTGCCCGATGTGGATGCCAAACCATAAAAAAGGAGTGGTTGTGTCAAAATGTTCAAGAAGCATACCATAAAGCCGGTTGTGATCCCAAAGATGTATCAAAGAACCAATATGGACTCAGTCTTCTTCCTTGTGGCGAAGATTGCAAAAGCAAATTGAAGGTCACTGATACTGAGCTACATTTTCGTAATGCAAAGCCCCGCGAG GTGAAGGAGCTGGACACGACTAATAATGTTGCAAAACGTAGAAAACGAAAACAAAGGGTGACTGAAGATGAGAAAATATCGAGATTTCAG AAAATTGTGGCTGAATTTGAACGGTTTCTTCTGTATCTTATGGTTGCTCTAGTTATAGTTGCTTTGGCATATTTTTGCTATAGAGGTCTCATGCAGCTCTCAGATTGGATGAATGAAATTGAAACTCAACAGAGAAGAAGATATTCGCGAATATAG
- the LOC140866013 gene encoding putative serine/threonine-protein kinase-like protein CCR3, translating into MTIHFPVAIATTMLFFAALSSPAHALGGGTSTLAVVYGSSTTICSIVAEQPVQQIQCWRNGQMLPPILPTTSFDAVSGGRDVLCGVRSGGFSLLCWNITFTPKRIYNDRAAPLTSLTIGDAQICALRNVTAVNNAICWRGNYVPSTQMPNGNSQFGVISSGLGCTCGVLGSNNRVMCWGDDSFASLIQSKFENFSMTNIHVGGRHACGIDDMGFVICRGSNDNGQVNVPENSAYQYRALALGWNHSCAIRRLNRTVVCWGRNGEFSSNITDGISFESIVAGLNFTCGLITSNFSVICWGPGWPNQAYFSHTVLPLQKTLPGPCVNTACECNLYPESQTLCSGNGHICRPCDLPKSPPAISPSPRSSSRRLKRGLFIFAIVGSIGGFAGICSVVYCLWTGVCLGKKKIHNSVQPTITGSNAAQQSNSCSPPSRSSTLRRQGSILMRRQRSGTSSKLADRAEEFSFLDLQMATDKFSVENKIGAGSFGVVYKGKLVDGREVAIKRSETGSKTRKFQEKESAFDSELAFLSRLHHKHLVRLIGFCEEKEERLLVYDYMKNGALYDHLHDTNNVQKSSSLVNSWKMRIKISLDAARGIEYLHNYAVPPIIHRDIKSSNILLDSNWTARVSDFGLSLMGPDNDQDFTPTKAAGTVGYIDPEYYGLNVLTAKSDVYGLGVVLLELLTGKRAIFKMGADGGAPISVVDYAVPAIMTGELTKILDSRVGPPETKESEAVELVAYTAMHCVHLEGKDRPSMSDIVANLERALALCEDSRGSISSDPISIVSE; encoded by the coding sequence ATGACGATACACTTTCCAGTCGCCATCGCCACCACGATGTTATTCTTTGCCGCCCTGTCATCACCTGCTCATGCACTTGGCGGCGGAACCTCCACCCTCGCCGTCGTATACGGTTCCTCCACCACAATATGCAGCATAGTGGCGGAGCAGCCAGTTCAGCAAATTCAATGCTGGAGAAACGGTCAAATGCTGCCGCCCATACTCCCCACCACCTCCTTCGACGCCGTATCCGGCGGCAGAGACGTGCTCTGCGGCGTCCGGTCCGGTGGGTTCAGTCTCCTCTGCTGGAACATCACCTTCACGCCCAAGCGAATTTACAACGACCGCGCAGCTCCGTTAACTTCTCTTACAATTGGTGACGCGCAGATTTGTGCGCTGAGAAACGTTACTGCAGTTAACAATGCCATTTGCTGGCGAGGAAATTACGTTCCTTCAACTCAAATGCCAAATGGGAATTCTCAGTTCGGCGTGATTTCATCTGGGCTTGGATGTACATGCGGAGTTTTGGGGAGTAACAATCGGGTTATGTGCTGGGGAGATGACAGCTTCGCTTCTTTGATTCAATCAAAGTTCGAAAACTTTTCGATGACGAATATTCATGTTGGTGGAagacatgcttgtggaattgaTGATATGGGATTCGTCATTTGTCGAGGAAGCAACGATAATGGACAAGTGAATGTGCCTGAAAATTCAGCTTACCAATACAGGGCCCTGGCTCTTGGATGGAATCACAGCTGTGCAATCAGAAGATTGAATCGGACAGTTGTTTGTTGGGGTCGAAATGGCGAATTTTCGAGTAATATTACTGATGGGATCTCTTTTGAATCCATAGTTGCAGGCCTAAACTTCACTTGTGGATTGATTACAAGCAATTTCTCTGTGATTTGCTGGGGTCCCGGTTGGCCTAATCAGGCTTATTTTTCACACACTGTGCTGCCACTGCAGAAAACTCTTCCTGGACCTTGTGTTAACACTGCTTGTGAGTGTAATTTGTATCCTGAATCTCAAACTCTTTGTTCTGGAAATGGTCATATTTGTAGGCCTTGTGATTTACCAAAATCACCACCTGCTATTAGCCCTTCCCCTCGCTCGTCTTCCAGACGGCTTAAAAGAGGTTTATTCATTTTCGCCATAGTAGGGTCAATTGGAGGATTTGCAGGGATTTGTAGTGTGGTTTATTGTTTGTGGACTGGTGTTTGTCTAGGGAAAAAGAAGATTCATAACTCTGTGCAGCCTACTATTACTGGTTCTAATGCTGCACAACAATCAAATAGCTGTAGCCCGCCGTCGCGATCATCCACTCTTAGACGACAAGGGTCGATTTTGATGAGGCGTCAGAGGAGCGGTACTTCGTCGAAACTTGCTGACAGGGCGGAGGAATTTTCTTTCTTGGACCTACAGATGGCTACAGACAAGTTTTCTGTGGAGAACAAGATAGGTGCTGGGAGTTTCGGGGTTGTTTACAAAGGGAAACTGGTTGATGGCCGTGAAGTTGCGATTAAAAGGAGCGAGACGGGTTCGAAGACGAGGAAATTCCAAGAGAAAGAAAGCGCGTTCGATTCGGAACTGGCCTTCTTATCTCGACTACATCACAAGCATTTGGTTAGATTGATTGGCTTCTGTGAAGAGAAGGAAGAGAGGCTCTTAGTCTATGATTACATGAAAAATGGAGCTCTTTATGATCATTTACACGACACAAACAACGTTCAGAAGAGTAGTAGTTTAGTGAATTCGTGGAAAATGAGGATCAAGATTTCATTAGACGCGGCTCGTGGCATCGAGTACTTACACAACTACGCAGTTCCGCCCATAATCCATCGAGACATCAAGTCTTCCAACATATTACTTGATTCGAACTGGACTGCAAGAGTGTCTGATTTCGGATTGTCCCTGATGGGGCCGGACAACGATCAAGATTTTACGCCCACAAAAGCAGCCGGTACGGTTGGATACATAGATCCCGAATACTATGGTCTAAATGTCCTGACAGCAAAGAGCGACGTTTACGGCCTCGGAGTGGTGCTGCTAGAACTTTTGACGGGTAAGAGGGCGATTTTCAAGATGGGGGCCGACGGGGGTGCCCCGATAAGCGTGGTAGATTATGCAGTACCGGCCATAATGACCGGAGAATTAACCAAGATTTTGGACTCTCGGGTCGGTCCGCCGGAGACCAAAGAATCCGAGGCGGTGGAGTTGGTGGCATACACTGCAATGCATTGTGTGCATTTGGAAGGGAAAGATAGACCTAGCATGAGTGATATTGTTGCTAATTTGGAGAGAGCATTGGCACTGTGTGAAGATAGCCGTGGCAGCATTTCTAGTGATCCTATCTCCATTGTTTCAGAATGA
- the LOC140863075 gene encoding coronatine-insensitive protein 1-like, with protein MGDSRNSKKLNGSSFCSNKTRISGSSCSTGVYDTVWECVIPYVKDPRDRDAVSMVCKRWCAIDAITRKHVTMALCYTAKPQRLSLRFPQLESLKLKGKPRAAMFNLIPEDWGGYVTPWVEEIVRSFGKMKALHFRRMIVKDSDLELLANSAAGKVLEVLKLDKCSGFSTDGLLHIGRLCRNLRVLIMEESAIVEKDGEWLRELASNNTALETLNFYMTDLTKVRSEDLELIARRCPSLISMKISECDLSDLVGFFRAASSLEEFAGGSFSEPPGQVGEGVFNVQLQRYGAVVLPSRLCCLGLTYLGKAELPIIYPVASKLKKLDLLYALLDTEAHCILLQKCPNLELLETRNVIGDRGLEVLAQFCKKMKRLRIERGADEHEMEDEEGVVSQRGIMALAQGCLQLEYLAVYVSDITNASLECMGTYSKNLCDFRLVLLDREERIADLPLDNGVRSLLIGCHKLRRFALYLRPGGLTDVGLGYIGKYSPNIRWMLLGYVGGSDEGLLEFSKGCPSLQKLEVRGCCFSERALSLAALQLKYLRYLWVQGYRASRNGCDLLTMVRPNWNIELIPARQSYVHELDGGRVVVEDPAHILAYYSLAGERTDFPATVKPLDTTALLKS; from the exons ATGGGAGACTCTAGGAATTCCAAGAAATTGAATGGGAGCAGCTTCTGTAGTAATAAGACTAGGATCAGCGGCAGCAGTTGCAGTACTGGGGTTTATGACACCGTCTGGGAGTGTGTGATTCCGTATGTCAAGGACCCACGTGACCGGGACGCGGTGTCCATGGTGTGCAAGCGGTGGTGCGCGATCGACGCCATCACGCGCAAGCACGTGACCATGGCCCTCTGCTACACGGCCAAGCCGCAGAGGTTGTCGCTGCGCTTCCCTCAGCTCGAGTCGCTGAAGCTCAAGGGGAAGCCACGCGCCGCCATGTTTAATTTGATCCCGGAGGACTGGGGCGGATACGTGACGCCGTGGGTGGAGGAAATCGTGAGGTCTTTTGGGAAGATGAAGGCTCTGCACTTCCGGAGGATGATTGTCAAGGATTCGGATCTCGAGCTGCTGGCTAACTCGGCAGCTGGGAAGGTTTTAGAAGTCTTGAAACTGGATAAATGCTCGGGTTTCTCTACAGATGGGCTTTTGCATATCGGGCGCTTATGCAG GAATCTGAGAGTTTTGATTATGGAAGAGAGCGCGATAGTCGAGAAGGATGGTGAATGGCTGCGTGAGCTTGCTTCGAACAATACGGCTCTGGAGACTTTAAACTTCTACATGACTGATCTTACGAAAGTCAGATCTGAAGACCTTGAACTGATAGCAAGAAGATGCCCATCTCTGATTTCGATGAAAATTAGTGAATGTGATCTTTCTGACCTTGTTGGTTTTTTCCGAGCTGCATCTTCATTAGAAGAGTTTGCTGGTGGATCTTTTAGTGAGCCTCCTGGACAGGTCGGTGAAGGTGTTTTTAATGTGCAATTGCAAAGGTATGGTGCTGTAGTATTACCTTCGAGACTGTGTTGTTTGGGGCTTACTTACTTGGGCAAAGCTGAACTACCCATCATATATCCGGTCGCATCCAAGCTTAAAAAGTTGGATCTCCTGTACGCTTTGCTTGATACCGAAGCCCATTGTATCTTGCTGCAAAAATGCCCGAACTTGGAACTTCTCGAG ACTAGAAATGTTATTGGAGATAGAGGGTTGGAGGTTCTTGCCCAGTTTTGTAAGAAAATGAAAAGACTTCGCATCGAGAGAGGAGCTGATGAACATGAAATGGAAGACGAAGAAGGTGTCGTCTCACAGAGAGGAATCATGGCTCTGGCTCAAGGATGCCTTCAACTTGAATACCTAGCCGTATATGTGTCTGATATTACAAATGCATCCTTGGAATGTATGGGTACATATTCGAAAAACCTATGCGACTTCCGATTGGTCTTGCTGGACCGTGAGGAGAGAATCGCCGATTTGCCCCTGGACAATGGAGTCAGGTCTCTGCTAATAGGTTGCCATAAACTCAGAAGGTTCGCTTTGTATCTCCGACCGGGGGGACTAACAGACGTTGGCCTCGGCTACATTGGGAAGTACAGTCCAAACATTAGGTGGATGCTTCTTGGCTACGTCGGGGGATCGGATGAGGGTCTCCTGGAGTTCTCCAAAGGGTGTCCTAGCCTTCAGAAGTTAGAAGTGAGGGGATGCTGTTTTAGCGAACGTGCATTGTCCTTGGCCGCCCTGCAGCTTAAATATCTGAGGTACTTGTGGGTGCAAGGATACCGAGCGTCGCGTAATGGCTGCGATCTGTTAACTATGGTCCGACCTAATTGGAATATCGAGCTGATACCCGCTAGACAGTCCTACGTTCACGAGTTGGACGGGGGCCGGGTTGTCGTGGAGGATCCCGCCCATATTCTGGCATACTATTCGCTAGCCGGGGAAAGAACCGATTTCCCGGCCACCGTAAAGCCGTTGGATACGACAGCCCTCCTCAAGTCATAG
- the LOC140865493 gene encoding signal peptidase complex subunit 2-like, which yields MAADKNPKKANLLDHHSIKHILDESVTEIVKSKGYPEDVRMSNIRLLIGVIIIIIALFAQFYYKKFPDNKNFLLGCIGLYIVFNGILQLIIYLKEKNAILFTYPPTGSFNTTGLVFTSKLPRFSDMYTLIIGSADPQSIASKPPVEFTKTVTQWFTKDGVLVEGLFWKDVEALIKEYAKEIKKTK from the exons ATGGCTGCGGATAAGAACCCTAAAAAGGCCAATCTTTTGGACCATCATTCCATCAAGCACATTCTCGATGAATCTGTTACTGAG atcgttaagagtaaaggGTATCCTGAAGATGTCAGAATGAGTAACATTCGGTTGCTGATCGGGGTGATCATCATTATCATCGCACTTTTTGCACAGTTTTACTATAAGAAGTTTCCTGACAACAAGAATTTTCTTCTCGGCTGCATAGGATT GTATATAGTATTCAATGGAATCTTACAACTAATAATATACTTGAAGGAAAAGAATGCCATCCTATTCACATATCCGCCAACT GGATCTTTTAACACAACTGGATTGGTCTTCACTTCGAAACTGCCAAGATTCTCAGATATGTATACCCTTATCATAGGGAGTGCCGATCCCCAATCAATAGCTTCAAAGCCACCAGTTGAATTCACTAAAACCGTCACTCAATG GTTCACAAAGGATGGAGTTTTGGTGGAGGGACTCTTCTGGAAGGATGTTGAAGCACTCATAAAGGAGTATGCAAAAGAAATTAAGAAGACCAAGTGA